One window from the genome of Pseudomonas fluorescens encodes:
- a CDS encoding ABC transporter permease, with product MNAILENKPAAAPTRSRRRLPTELSIFLVLIGIGLVFEMFGWIMRDQSFLMNSQRLVLMILQVSIIGLLAIGVTQVIITTGIDLSSGSVLALSAMIAASLAQTSDFARAVFPSLTDLPVWIPVVAGLGVGLLAGAINGSIIAITGIPPFIATLGMMVSARGLARYYTEGQPVSMLSDSYTAIGHGAMPVIIFLVVAVIFHIALRYTKYGKYTYAIGGNMQAARTSGINVKRHLVIVYSIAGLLAGLAGVVASARAATGQAGMGMSYELDAIAAAVIGGTSLAGGVGRITGTVIGALILGVMASGFTFVGVDAYIQDIIKGLIIVVAVVIDQYRNKRKLKR from the coding sequence ATGAACGCGATACTGGAAAATAAACCCGCGGCAGCACCGACCCGGTCCCGGCGGCGCCTGCCGACGGAACTGAGCATCTTCCTGGTGCTGATCGGCATCGGCCTGGTGTTCGAAATGTTCGGCTGGATCATGCGTGACCAGAGTTTCCTGATGAACTCCCAGCGCCTGGTGTTGATGATCCTGCAAGTGTCGATCATCGGCCTGCTGGCCATCGGCGTGACCCAGGTGATCATCACCACCGGTATCGACTTGTCGTCCGGCTCGGTGCTGGCGCTGTCGGCGATGATCGCCGCCAGCCTGGCCCAGACCTCGGACTTCGCCCGGGCGGTGTTTCCCTCACTGACGGATTTGCCGGTGTGGATCCCGGTGGTGGCGGGGCTCGGGGTGGGGCTGTTGGCCGGGGCGATCAACGGCAGCATCATTGCCATTACCGGCATCCCGCCATTCATCGCCACCCTCGGCATGATGGTCTCGGCCCGTGGCCTGGCGCGCTACTACACCGAAGGCCAGCCGGTGAGCATGTTGTCCGATTCCTACACCGCGATCGGCCATGGTGCCATGCCGGTGATCATCTTCCTGGTGGTGGCGGTGATCTTCCACATTGCCCTGCGCTACACCAAGTATGGCAAGTACACCTACGCCATTGGCGGCAACATGCAGGCGGCGCGGACCTCGGGCATCAACGTCAAGCGCCACCTGGTGATCGTCTACAGCATTGCCGGGTTGCTGGCGGGCTTGGCCGGCGTGGTGGCTTCGGCGCGAGCGGCGACCGGGCAGGCGGGCATGGGCATGTCCTACGAACTGGACGCGATTGCGGCGGCGGTGATCGGCGGCACCAGCCTGGCGGGCGGGGTGGGGCGCATCACCGGGACCGTGATCGGGGCGCTGATCCTGGGGGTGATGGCCAGCGGCTTTACCTTCGTCGGTGTCGATGCCTATATCCAGGACATCATCAAGGGCTTGATCATCGTCGTGGCAGTGGTCATCGACCAGTACCGGAACAAGCGCAAACTCAAGCGTTGA
- a CDS encoding TraR/DksA family transcriptional regulator codes for MTKEKLLAMPADDYMNAEQLAFFTKLLQNMKVETHERIEQNRIAIESLDTPADPADAASVEEERTWLVNAIDRDQRMLPQLEQALDRINDDSFGWCDDSGEPIGLKRLLISPTTKYCIEAQERHEQIDKHQRQA; via the coding sequence ATGACAAAGGAAAAGTTGCTGGCCATGCCGGCGGATGACTACATGAATGCCGAGCAGCTGGCTTTCTTCACCAAGCTGTTGCAGAACATGAAGGTCGAAACCCACGAGCGCATCGAACAGAACCGAATCGCCATTGAAAGCCTGGACACCCCGGCCGACCCGGCGGACGCTGCTTCCGTAGAAGAAGAGCGTACCTGGCTGGTCAACGCCATCGATCGCGACCAGCGCATGCTGCCTCAACTGGAGCAGGCCCTGGACCGCATCAACGACGACAGCTTCGGCTGGTGCGACGACAGCGGCGAGCCGATCGGCCTCAAGCGCCTGCTGATCAGTCCGACCACCAAGTACTGCATCGAAGCCCAGGAACGTCACGAACAGATCGACAAGCACCAGCGTCAGGCCTGA
- a CDS encoding methyl-accepting chemotaxis protein: MATDGTLAGAVPASEPVTKGAARWLTPTLQSLALALLLCGMALGGWSLYLGLPLVMLIVWLPRLRSRVAAAPAATTDTLAELTRDLSYTTSHNALSAAGVAYSVKQLAGKVQSQLDAAAQIVSNAESMIATEQATSQLSQQALGAASEAHRSSVAGRSELVESISRMHQLSQRANDSRELIEALSVRSDEIQRVSLVIQSIASQTNLLALNAAIEAARAGEHGRGFAVVADEVRGLAGRTAAATGEVGVMVADIQQRTTQVVEQIRQLAADLDSGVQQVEHTGQHLENIARLAEGVETQVSAIAQGTDTNREQLDSLFHAIEQMRSDLSISDQQTQRLAEAAVQMEGQAETISERLAEVGLDDYHQRVYDLAREGASQIAAQFEADIDQGRVSLEDLFDRNYQPIPNTQPAKFQTRFDRYTDQVLPAIQEPLLTRHEGLVFAIACTQQGYVPTHNKAFSQPLTGDPQVDTLNNRTKRKFSDRTGIRCGSHQQPVLLQTYTRDTGELMHDLSVPIMLKGRHWGGLRLGYKPEKPR; encoded by the coding sequence ATGGCGACAGACGGAACGCTGGCGGGTGCGGTGCCGGCCTCGGAACCTGTGACAAAAGGCGCGGCGCGCTGGCTGACGCCGACCTTGCAGAGCCTCGCCCTGGCCTTGCTGCTGTGCGGCATGGCCCTGGGCGGCTGGTCGCTGTACCTGGGCCTGCCGCTGGTCATGCTCATCGTCTGGTTGCCGCGCCTGCGTTCGCGCGTGGCCGCGGCACCCGCAGCCACGACCGACACATTGGCCGAGTTGACCCGCGACCTGTCCTACACCACCAGCCATAACGCGCTGTCGGCGGCCGGCGTCGCCTATTCGGTCAAGCAACTGGCCGGCAAGGTCCAGTCCCAACTCGATGCGGCGGCGCAGATCGTCAGCAATGCCGAATCGATGATCGCCACTGAACAGGCCACTTCGCAACTCAGCCAGCAGGCCTTGGGCGCTGCCAGCGAGGCCCATCGCAGCAGCGTGGCCGGGCGTAGCGAACTGGTGGAGTCCATCAGCCGCATGCACCAGCTCAGCCAGCGCGCCAATGACAGCCGTGAGTTGATCGAAGCCTTGAGCGTACGCAGCGATGAAATCCAGCGAGTCAGCCTGGTGATCCAATCGATTGCCAGCCAGACCAACCTGCTGGCGTTGAACGCGGCCATCGAGGCGGCCCGGGCCGGTGAGCATGGCCGTGGGTTCGCGGTGGTGGCCGATGAGGTCCGCGGCCTGGCCGGGCGCACCGCCGCGGCGACCGGCGAAGTCGGGGTGATGGTGGCCGACATCCAGCAGCGCACGACCCAGGTGGTGGAGCAGATCCGTCAATTGGCCGCTGACCTGGACAGCGGCGTGCAGCAGGTGGAGCACACCGGCCAGCACCTGGAAAACATTGCCAGGCTTGCAGAAGGGGTCGAGACCCAGGTCAGCGCCATCGCCCAGGGCACCGACACCAACCGCGAACAACTCGACAGCCTGTTCCACGCCATCGAGCAGATGCGCAGTGACCTGTCCATCAGCGACCAGCAGACCCAGCGCCTGGCCGAGGCGGCGGTGCAGATGGAAGGCCAGGCCGAAACCATCAGCGAACGCCTGGCCGAGGTGGGGCTCGACGATTATCACCAACGGGTCTACGACCTGGCGCGGGAAGGGGCGAGCCAGATCGCCGCGCAGTTCGAGGCCGACATCGACCAGGGCCGTGTCAGCCTGGAGGACTTGTTCGACCGTAATTACCAGCCGATTCCCAATACCCAACCGGCCAAATTCCAGACCCGTTTCGACCGTTACACCGACCAGGTCCTGCCGGCGATCCAGGAACCGTTGCTGACCCGCCACGAGGGGCTGGTGTTTGCGATTGCCTGCACCCAACAGGGCTACGTACCGACCCACAACAAGGCGTTCAGCCAGCCACTGACCGGCGATCCCCAGGTGGACACGCTGAATAATCGCACCAAGCGCAAATTCTCCGATCGCACCGGGATTCGTTGCGGCAGCCACCAGCAACCCGTATTGCTCCAGACTTACACCCGGGACACGGGGGAGTTGATGCACGATCTTTCCGTACCGATCATGCTCAAGGGCCGTCATTGGGGAGGCTTGCGGTTGGGCTACAAACCCGAGAAGCCGCGTTAG
- a CDS encoding DUF2789 family protein: MEQPSHELSTLFDQLGLPSDGNAIDDFIVAHPLAPEIKLVEADFWSDQQKDLLREWLLADGEEAVLVDQLNVRLHDGK; the protein is encoded by the coding sequence ATGGAACAACCTTCTCACGAACTCAGCACCTTGTTCGACCAACTCGGCCTGCCCTCGGACGGCAACGCCATCGACGATTTCATCGTCGCACACCCATTGGCGCCGGAGATCAAGCTGGTGGAAGCCGACTTCTGGTCGGACCAGCAAAAAGACCTGCTGCGCGAATGGCTGCTGGCCGACGGCGAAGAGGCGGTGCTGGTGGATCAACTGAACGTGCGGCTGCACGACGGTAAATAG
- a CDS encoding ABC transporter substrate-binding protein, producing MKRVRQWLAAWATFAVLVSPLPVSAATAPIHFADLNWESGSLITDILRVIVEKGYGLQTDTLPGTTITLETALANNDIQVIGEEWAGRSPVWVKAEAEGKVVALGDTVKGATEGWWVPEYVIKGDPAKGIKPLAPDLRSVEDLARYKHVFKDPESPDKGRFLNSPIGWTSEVVNKQKLKAYGLSDSYVNFRSGSGAALDAEISSTIRRGKPILFYYWSPTPLLGRFKLVQLQEPPFDAEAWKTLTDADNPNPKPTRSLASKLSIGVSAPFQKQYPEIAEFFSKVDLPIEPLNKTLADMSEKRTPPREAAEAFLKAHPEVWQAWLPKEVADKVSAGL from the coding sequence ATGAAACGAGTTCGACAGTGGCTGGCTGCCTGGGCCACCTTCGCTGTGTTGGTTTCACCCCTTCCGGTGTCAGCCGCCACCGCGCCGATCCACTTTGCCGACTTGAACTGGGAAAGTGGCAGCCTGATCACCGATATCCTGCGAGTCATCGTGGAAAAGGGCTATGGATTGCAGACCGATACATTGCCCGGCACCACCATTACCCTGGAAACCGCCCTGGCCAATAACGACATACAGGTGATCGGCGAAGAATGGGCCGGCCGCAGCCCCGTGTGGGTCAAGGCCGAGGCCGAGGGGAAGGTGGTCGCCTTGGGCGATACGGTCAAAGGCGCGACCGAAGGTTGGTGGGTGCCCGAGTACGTCATCAAGGGCGACCCGGCCAAGGGCATCAAGCCCCTGGCGCCGGACCTGCGCAGCGTCGAAGACCTGGCGCGCTACAAGCACGTGTTCAAGGACCCGGAGAGCCCCGACAAGGGCCGCTTCCTCAACAGCCCCATCGGTTGGACCTCCGAGGTGGTCAACAAACAGAAGCTCAAGGCGTATGGCTTGTCTGACAGCTACGTGAATTTTCGCAGCGGTTCGGGGGCGGCGCTGGATGCGGAAATCAGCTCGACGATCCGCCGGGGCAAACCGATCCTGTTCTACTACTGGTCGCCCACGCCGCTGCTTGGGCGCTTCAAGCTGGTGCAGCTGCAAGAACCGCCGTTCGATGCCGAGGCCTGGAAGACCCTGACCGACGCCGATAACCCCAACCCGAAACCGACCCGCTCCCTGGCCTCGAAACTGTCGATCGGTGTCTCGGCGCCATTCCAGAAGCAATACCCGGAGATTGCCGAGTTCTTCAGCAAGGTCGACTTGCCCATCGAGCCGTTGAACAAGACCCTGGCCGACATGAGCGAGAAGCGCACGCCACCCCGTGAAGCCGCCGAGGCGTTCCTCAAGGCCCACCCTGAGGTCTGGCAGGCCTGGTTGCCCAAGGAGGTCGCCGACAAGGTCTCTGCCGGTCTGTAG
- a CDS encoding DUF3995 domain-containing protein, with amino-acid sequence MTLLLARSLVAVFATISLIHLYWALGGRWAALAVVPQVPVRQGDALRPAFDPSGWLTLLVALALLMIALLVCLRGGLLAQPVTHRALQWLISAIALLMFARAIGESNLVGFFKEVKGSTFARLDTWVYSPLCVVLGAGLLTVAWA; translated from the coding sequence ATGACGCTTTTATTGGCTCGGTCGCTGGTCGCGGTGTTTGCGACCATCAGCTTGATTCATTTGTATTGGGCCCTGGGTGGGCGGTGGGCGGCCCTGGCGGTGGTACCCCAGGTGCCGGTGAGGCAGGGGGACGCGCTGCGACCGGCGTTCGACCCTTCGGGCTGGCTGACGTTGCTGGTCGCCCTGGCACTGCTGATGATTGCGCTGCTGGTGTGCCTGCGGGGCGGTCTGCTGGCGCAGCCAGTCACCCATCGGGCGTTGCAGTGGCTGATCAGTGCGATCGCCTTGCTGATGTTCGCACGGGCGATTGGCGAGTCGAACCTGGTGGGCTTCTTCAAGGAGGTCAAGGGCTCGACATTCGCCAGGCTCGACACCTGGGTCTACTCGCCGTTGTGCGTGGTGCTCGGGGCCGGGTTGTTGACGGTGGCGTGGGCTTGA
- a CDS encoding Na+/H+ antiporter subunit G, translating to MNGELSMWVEIPVAILLVLSSLFALAGAIGLVRLKDYFQRMHPPALASTLGAWCVALASIVYFSALKSGPVLHAWLIPILLSITVPVTTLLLARAALFRKRMAGDDVPAEVSSRRTGQDG from the coding sequence ATGAACGGCGAACTGTCGATGTGGGTTGAAATTCCGGTGGCGATCCTGCTGGTACTCAGCAGCCTCTTCGCCCTGGCCGGGGCGATCGGCCTGGTGCGCTTGAAGGATTATTTCCAGCGCATGCACCCGCCGGCCCTGGCCTCCACGCTGGGGGCCTGGTGCGTGGCGCTGGCCTCGATCGTGTATTTTTCGGCGCTCAAGTCCGGGCCGGTGTTGCACGCCTGGCTGATCCCGATCCTGCTGTCCATCACCGTACCGGTGACCACCCTGCTGCTGGCTCGGGCAGCGTTGTTCCGCAAACGCATGGCTGGGGATGATGTGCCGGCGGAAGTGAGCAGTCGCCGAACCGGACAGGACGGCTGA
- a CDS encoding K+/H+ antiporter subunit F: MSPLLSNAILLSLFLFSLAMVLTLWRLFKGPSAQDRVLALDYLYIVAMLMMLVLGIRYASDTYFEAALLIALFGFVGSFALAKFLLRGEVIE, from the coding sequence ATGAGCCCGTTGCTGTCCAATGCGATCCTGTTGAGCCTGTTCCTGTTCTCCCTGGCGATGGTGTTGACCCTGTGGCGGCTGTTCAAGGGCCCTTCGGCCCAGGATCGGGTACTGGCCCTGGACTACCTGTACATCGTGGCGATGCTGATGATGCTGGTGCTGGGCATCCGCTATGCCAGTGACACCTATTTCGAGGCGGCGCTGCTGATCGCCCTGTTCGGCTTTGTCGGCTCGTTCGCCCTGGCCAAGTTCCTGCTGCGTGGCGAGGTGATCGAATGA
- a CDS encoding Na+/H+ antiporter subunit E: MKRLFPAPWLSLALCLLWLVLNVSLSAGHLLLGAALGFLAPLMMRPLRPRPIRIRQPWVVVRLFLLVGRDVLVSNLVVAWGVLNAGRRPPRSRFIKVPLDLRDANGLAALSMITTVIPGTVWSELALDRSILLMHVFDLADEASFIAHFKATYERPLMEIFE; encoded by the coding sequence ATGAAGCGCCTGTTTCCCGCCCCGTGGTTGTCCCTGGCGCTGTGCTTGTTGTGGCTGGTGTTGAACGTATCCCTCAGCGCCGGCCATCTGCTGCTGGGCGCTGCACTGGGGTTCCTGGCCCCGTTGATGATGCGCCCGTTGCGACCGCGGCCCATCCGTATCCGCCAGCCGTGGGTGGTGGTGCGCTTGTTCCTGCTGGTGGGCCGCGACGTGCTGGTGTCCAACTTGGTGGTGGCCTGGGGTGTACTGAACGCCGGCCGCCGGCCACCTCGCTCGCGGTTCATCAAGGTGCCGCTGGACCTGCGCGATGCCAACGGCCTGGCTGCGCTGTCGATGATCACCACGGTGATTCCCGGGACCGTCTGGTCGGAACTGGCCCTGGATCGCAGCATCCTGTTGATGCACGTGTTCGACCTGGCCGACGAGGCGTCATTCATCGCGCATTTCAAGGCCACCTACGAGCGCCCGTTGATGGAGATTTTCGAATGA